The Pygocentrus nattereri isolate fPygNat1 chromosome 4, fPygNat1.pri, whole genome shotgun sequence genome includes a window with the following:
- the smim8 gene encoding small integral membrane protein 8 isoform X2 — translation MEPDSKDQYRSPGLRGMKSTTLFRAVNPELFIRPNKPVMAFGLVTLTLCVGYLGYLHAVKENRQELYEAVDSEGERYMRRKSSKWD, via the exons ATGGAGCCGGACAGTAAAGATCAATACCGGAGTCCCGGACTGAGAGGAATGAAGAGCACAACGTTATTCAGAGCAGTTAACCCAGaattattcatcagacct aaTAAGCCGGTGATGGCGTTCGGTCTGGTCACCCTCACGCTGTGTGTGGGGTATCTGGGCTACCTGCACGCGGTGAAGGAGAACAGGCAGGAGCTCTACGAGGCCGTGGACAGCGAGGGGGAGAGATACATGCGCAGGAAGAGCTCCAAGTGGGACTGA